GGTGTATAACAATGACAACTTCTATTACCACGCATGGAATCTCGTGTATATTGAGAATAAGTGGGTTGATGTGGACAGTACCTTTAACCAGTTTCCGGCAGATGCAACCCACATCATTCTTGCCCTCGGGGACATATCCGATAGCATTGAAATAATGCAGTTTTTAAGGAATATAAAAATAAATATACTGGATACAAAATGATACGCTGTGTACGCTTAAGCAAATCATACGGCAATGTAAGGGCCCTCGATACGATGAATATAGAGGTAGGCAAGGGGCAGATATATGGCTTGATAGGACCAAATGGTGCAGGCAAGACAACGACAATAAAACTGATCGTAGGGCTCATTCAACCTACAAGCGGCAGTGTATTTATCAATGGTCTTGATATGAGACAAAATCCCTTAGAGGCAAAAAGGTTTATAGGCTATATACCGGATGAACCCTTCCTCTATGAGAGATTAACCCCGTGGGAACTGATGGATTTTAAGGGCAGTCTCTACAATATGACAAAGGTTGAAATCGATAGCAAAAAATCTGAACTCCTTGATGTGATTGGTATGCTGGAGTACAAAAACGACCTCATTGAAGGCTTTTCCCTCGGCATGAAACAGAGGGTTGCAGTAGCAATTGCCCTTCTCCCCTCACCGCCGGTAATTGTTGTGGATGAACCCCTTGTTGGTCTTGACCCGAGAGGAATGAAGAGGGTGAAGGAAATATTTTTAAAACTTGCAAGGGAGGGAAAGACTGTCTTCATATCCACCCATATGCTCAATGTAGTGGAGGAGATATCTGATGTCGTCGGGGTTTTAGATCGGGGGCAATTGATTGCTGAAGG
This window of the Pseudomonadota bacterium genome carries:
- a CDS encoding ABC transporter ATP-binding protein, whose amino-acid sequence is MIRCVRLSKSYGNVRALDTMNIEVGKGQIYGLIGPNGAGKTTTIKLIVGLIQPTSGSVFINGLDMRQNPLEAKRFIGYIPDEPFLYERLTPWELMDFKGSLYNMTKVEIDSKKSELLDVIGMLEYKNDLIEGFSLGMKQRVAVAIALLPSPPVIVVDEPLVGLDPRGMKRVKEIFLKLAREGKTVFISTHMLNVVEEISDVVGVLDRGQLIAEGPLEILRGSKDEKLETIFFRLFA